DNA from Rhodobacteraceae bacterium M382:
GCAGCGTGCGGGTAAAACTGCGTAGCAGATAAGCCTCCTTGCGAAGCATCTCGGCATAGGCCGCCTGGATCAGTTCCTTGCGCGACGGGAAATGGTGCAGCATCGCACCACGCGAAACCCTGGCCTGGCGGGCGATGTCCTGAGTCGAGGTATGCGCCAGTCCCCGATCCACGATCAGGAACTGTGCTGCTTCCAATATCCGGGCCTGGGTCGCTGCGGATCTTTCGGCCTGTGTGCGCCTTGGTTTGCTGGCTGCCTTCATGCATCAGCCCGCCAGAAATGCCGGGAGCCAAAGTGCAATTTGCGGAAATACGACCATCAGCAGTACGGCAAAACACATCAACAGGAAGAAGGGAATGGCGTAGACCGCCACTTTGTGGATCGGCACGCCAGAAAAGCCCTGAATGACGAAAAGGTTGAAACCGACTGGCGGTGTCATCTGGCCCAGCTCAATCATGATGACAAGGAAAATGCCGTACCAGATCGGATCAAATCCGGCGGCGACCACGACAGGCAAGGTGATGGGCAGGCTCATCACAATGATCGAAATGCCGTCCAGGAAGAACCCAAGCAGAATATAGAACAGCGCCAGGGATGCGATCAGGACATAGGGGGACAGATTGAGAGCGTCGATCGCGACCGCGATATTATGCGGAATGTGCATGTATCCGATGGCGGACGACAGAAAGGCTGCGCACATCAGGATCGCGCAGACCATACAGGAGGTTTTGAGCGCGTTAACCAGTGACTCTGCGAGCATTGAGCGGGACAGCTGCCGGCTGAATGCTGCGAAACAGAGTGCGGCAAAAACACCGATGGCAGCTGCTTCAGACGGTGTGGCCCATCCGGTGTAGATCGACCCGAGAACGACCAGGATAAGCCCGAAGACTGGGGCCAGATTGCCCAGAATGGCGCTGAGGCGCGCGTCTTCTTTGCTGATCGTGTCCTTGGGGGCCAGCGAAGGGGTAATTGCGCATCTTGCAGCCAGATAGGCAGCATAAAATGCTGCGATCATGAGGCCTGGAACCACGCCAGCGATAAAGAGCTTGGCAATCGAAACCTCGGCCAGAACCCCGTAGATAATAAGAACAATTGAGGGAGGAATCAGGAGCCCAAGGCTGCCCGCACCGGCAAGGGAGCCAAGCGCGAGGCTTTGGGAATATCCGCGCTGGCTCAGCTCACTCGTGGTGATCCGGCCGACGGTGGCAGTCGTCGCAGCGCTGGACCCGGAAACTGCAGCAAACAGCGCAGACCCCAGAACGTTGGTGTGCAGCAGCCCTCCTGGAACCTTGGAAACGATGGGAGAGAGACCTTTATAGAGCCGTTCGGAAATGTCCGTCCGGAACATGATTTCACCCATCCAGATGAACATCGGAACAGCGGCCAGTTCCCAGGACGAGGCGCTGCGGACAATGATCCGGCTGGCAATTGCGCCGATCTTGTCCGGGGGAAAGCCCATAAAGGCAAAAAGCGAAACTGCTGCGGCTGTGGCGAGGGCAAGGAATACCCACATTCCCGATGCCAGCACGGCGAGCATCAGGGCGAAAACGGCAAGTGCGGTTGTAACGGGGTCCATGATCAGCCCTCCTGTATTTTTGAGATGAAGGGGCGGATGGTCAGGGCCGACAGTTGCAGCACCAGCAGGCAGGCACCGACAAAGACAATGGCATCCGGTATCCAAAGGGGAACTTCGGCGACGCTTTCGCTGACCGCACCCCGCTTCCAGTTCTTGATCAGGTTGCGCCATAGGAAGGTGCAGAAATACGCGCCCAGTCCGGTTGCACAGGCGGCCACGATGAATTCGACCGTTTGCTTCACGCGGTGAGGGAGCCTGAGAGTGAGCAGGTTCACCTGGATCATGCCTCCGTCCCGCAGTGTCCAGGACAGCGACAGGAAAGTGATGGAAAGAACGGCAAAGCCAATGAACTCATCCAGGACATGGGTCGACGTATCGAACAAGGTCCGCATAAAGGTTTCCAGCAGGATGTGTGAAACGGCGTAAATCAGGATTGCGCCCGCGCACATCAGGGCGAACCAGGACAGGGCATCAATCGCACGCAGAAGAAGTCGCATGGTATTCTCCGGGATCGCCGGTGGCATCAGGGGACGCCACCGGCCTGCTGAGTGTTATTGAGCTTTCGCTGCATTGAAGGCGTCGATCAGAGCCTGGCCTCGGGCACCGGTGGTTTCCAGCCAGTCATTCAGCGCAGCTGCCCCGGCCTCCTGCAGGGCTGTCCGGTAGGCATCGTCATCAGATGTGACCACCGTTACTTTGTTCTCGGCCAGCTGACCGTAGGTTGCAGCAAGACGGTCCGGGATGGCGGCCCAGTTCTGATCGCGGGTTTCGGCGGCTGCTTCGAGGACAGCAGCCTGCTGCTCTGCGCTGAGCCCGTCGAAGGTGCTTTTTGAGATGTGGACGAAATTCAGCGGGATCGCATAGTTGTAGATCTCGGTGAACGTGGTGAAGTGTTCCCAAAAGCTGCCCGAAACCCCGCCCTCGGCAGAGGTCAGAACCGCATCAATTGCGCCGGTTGAGATCGACGGAACAACGTCGGCCCAGGACAGGCGCACTGCGGCGGCGCCAAGTTCGTTCAGCGCTGTGGTGCCATTCTTGTCATAGGTCCGAATTTTCAAGCCAGCCAGCGCTTCGGTGGAATTCTTGGGGTCGCGGGCCCAGATGCCCGACGGCGGCCAGGGAGAGGCGTAAAGCAGGATCTGGTCGTTTTCTTCAAAGACCTTTTTGAACTCGGGTTCAGCGACCTTGTAGAGCAGTTCCGCCTCTTCCACCGTTGTCACAAAGAACGGCAGGGACGAAATCAGAAACAGCGGGTCAATGCCGCCAAGCGCGCCGCCATAGGTGTCAGCGATTTCCAGAGCACCTTCGCCAACCGCATCAAAGTGGTCAGCCGATTTGTAACCAAGGGCGCCGCCATAGTGGACGACGATTTCGACGGAGCCGCCGGTCTTTTCGGCGACCAGCGTGACAAAGCGGGCATCACCAACTCCGTGGATAGACGTGGCAGAATACTCATTAGAAAGGTTCAGCGTGACATTGTCCGCGACCGCGGTTGTGCCGGTGACAGCGAACGATAACGCCGCCACGCTTGCGAGAAGCATGTGTTTCATTTGGGTTCTCCTTGTTGGTTTGGTTTTGAGTTGGAAGTCAGTTGCCAAGCGTCATCGACGCGATGTCATGGGGCATGTCGGTCAGCAGCTCGTATCCGTCATTGGTGATTAGAACGGTGTCCGAGTGGCGAAAACCGCCCTGGCCGCGCCAGTAGATGCCCGGCTCGACGCTGATCACCATGTTCTCCTGCAGGATGTCGTCGCTGCCTTCGGCAACCCAGGGGCCTTCGTGGCCCCCCATACCGATCCCATGGCCGGTTCGGTGCAGAAGGTTGTTCCCAAAGCCTTCGGCGCGGAGAAACTCCATCACCTTGTGGTCGACGTCGTGGCAGCTGACGCCCGGGCGCAAAGCTGCGAAGCCAATCCTTCCGGCCTCGACCATGGTGTTGAAGACCTCGGCATCTTCTTTGCGGGGAGAGGTCACAAAGAAGGTGCGTTCAGTTTCCGCGGAATAGCCGTTCACACGCAGAAAGGAGAGGCCGACATTGGGGCCCTCAATCAGCGTGTCCGAGGGCTCTGGAAAACGATGCGGCTGGGCACTGTAGGGGGCGGCCCAGATGCCCTGCCAGATGTTTGAGATATAGGGGTCAAGATAGCCTTCTTGTTGCACGATCTCTTCGCGCAACCGGGCGTTTGCCTTGTCCGTGTCAGCGATGCGGCCGCCGTGGCAGGCCAGGCCCATCGCAAGTTGCAGGCCGCGGTCGGAATACTTCGCCGCCTTGCGGATCGCCGCGACTTCGTAGGGGCTTTTGACCATGCGAAGTTGTTCGACATATGGTAGGACCCGGGGCGACCAGCCGGACAGCGCCACCAGCAATTCACCGGTTATCGACATCTCGACGCCAATGTTTGCATCCGCGGGCAGCACTGCTTGCAGCGCTTCGATGTAGCTGCCACCGGCCGGTGCGGGGTAATCGATGTATTCGACGATCCGATGCGGCACGGCGATGGTCGCCATGTTTTCCGCTTCGATCCGGGGCGTCAGAAAGACCGGTTGGTTCCCTGGACGGACAACGATGAAGAAGGGCCGTTCAAAGGGTTCATAGCGGAAACCGGTAAAGTAAAAGATGCTGTCTTTGGTCGAAATCAGAAAGGCGTCCAAGCCTGAATTTTTGACTTTTTCTTCGAGTGCAGAAAGGCGGTTTTGGTGTTCGGGCATGGTCTTCCTCAACTAACAATCAGGACTGACTGTTTCTTAATTGAGGCCTGTTCTGCCCGGTGTTTTCTGCTTTTCTCAAAGCAGTTTCGGCATAGAATGCTTTGAGTGCGGACCTGCGCGGCACAATCTATTTCTGGCGGGACGGGCAGGGAGAATTTGACGATCCGGCTCCGAATCCAGCGCCAAAAACGATGAAAGCCGACAGTTAAGCCGGCTCTCAAATGGTCTGTTCTGATGGTTCAGTGTTCCTACACTTCGCTGACGAACTCATGCCAGCGATGCGATAACCATTGCTCCGATAACGGCGAGGCCAGCTGCGACATACCCGAAAAGCTCTGCGGTGTTTTTGAGGTCTTTGGTCATTTTCGTCTCCTGTGATTGAAAGTGATGAGCCCTGACATTGAGCTTGGTATAGTGTTTAAGATATTGCTTTTGAATAATAAACTTCCGGATCGTCATTCCTGATATGCCTGCCTTGCATGTCTTGGAGGAGTGAATTTCACCAAGTTCGTCTTTGGCGAAATCATGTGCCGCAGCCACGGCTGCACGGGGCAGGATTTGCTGAAGCCCTGCATTTGGGTCTTTTCCGTGGCTTTGGGATTTCATGCAATATTCAGCATAATTGCTGTCACCAGATTCGATTTCTGATGAGGCTGAAGGCAAACAGGCCGCACCGGGAACGGCGCGGCCTGCTGCTTCGTTATTTTGCTGATTAGCCGAACTGCAGGATCACCCCAGAAGCAGCTCGGGCAGCCAAAGCGCGATGTCTGGGACAAAGGTTGTCAGCGCCAGGGTAGGCAGCCAGGCAAAGATGATGAAGCTCAGCGTCGGCAGCAACATGCTGGATACCGGCGTCCTGGTGATCTTCGCTCCGAGGTAGAGCAGCGGGGCGGTCGGAGGCGTAATGTTCGCCATTCCCAGGTTAACCCCCAGCACGGCAGCGAAATGGATCGGGTCCATTCCCACACCCTGCACGATCGGCAGCAGGATTGGTGCCGACAGAAGAAGACCGCTGATGTCGTCCATCAACATCCCGATCAGGATCATGACCAGGTTGACCATCAGCAGGATCACAATCGGGTTGTCCGACACCGAATAGACCAGGTCTTTGGCGATGTTCGGAATATCTTCAAAGATCAGGAATTTGCTGACGATCAGCACCATAAAGATCATCACCATGACAACGCCGATGATCACACCTGAATCCGTCAGGGCCTCGACCAGCGTCCGCCAGGTAAGACCGCGATAGACATAGATCGCCACGGGGATGGCATAAACCACGGCGACGCCAGCCGCCTCAGTCGGTGTCATGATCCCGCCATAGATGCCGCCAAGGATGATGAGCGGCATCAGCAGCGCCGGAAAGGCCAAAGTCGCCTTTTGCCGGAACGCCATGCCAAAGTCCTGCGGACGTTCGAGCAGCTCGATGTCATCATATTTGCGCAGCATGAACTGGTTCACGACAATCAGCAGCGTGATCAGAATAAGCGCTGGAATAACGGTCGACAGAAAGCACTTGAGCACCGATTGCTGTGCAACCCAGCCATAGAGAATGTGGTTCCCGCTGGGCGGAATCAGAAGACCCAGAGGGCTGGCGCATACGATCAGTGCAGCCGATTGACCCTCAGGATAATTCGCCCGTCGAAGATGCGGCATCATGATGCTGCCGATACAGGTCAACGTCGCGTTGGCGGCGCCGGAGATCGACCCGAATATCCCGCAGGCCAGAACAGTTGCCGCGCTCAACCCACCCTTCAGATGTCCAATGAACAACTCTGCAAGGCTGACCAGAGGGGCGGCGATCCTGCCGCGCTCCATAATGGTTCCGGCAATCATAAAGAGAGGAATGGCCAATAGTACAAGGGAACGCATTTTCGTTGACCCAGATGGCAGATAGCCGGACACCTCGTGGCCGCCCATTGCGGCAAGAAACAGCAAAACGGCACCGAAGGCGACATAGACACTGACCCCCAGAAGCAACATGCCGCAGATAATAACCAGACTGCCTGCGATGATCATTGGCCTGCCTCCTTTTCGTTGCTCGTTTCCTCGGTGTCGGCGTCATCCCCATTTTCGACCTCCTGCCCGGTGATATGGGCATAGAGAAATGCCGCCGAAAAAACGGTCATGAAGAAGAAGCCCAGGAAGATCGACAGTCGCCAGGCAAAGTAGGGGATCTTCAGGGCCGGCGTGGTCTTCCAGATCGGGTATTTTGCCAGCTCTTCCGCCAGCATCAGATACCCCCAGTACAAAATGGCTGCGGTTACGAAGAATTCGATGGTCAGAACAATCAGCCGCCGCCACCAGCGCAGTTTCGGGCTGGTGATGATGATGCCCAGAATGTCCGCATTGATGTGGTGGCCGCGCTCTGACGCCAGTGCCGCGCCGGCGAAGAACCCCCAGAAACAGGCGGTGAGAAGCCACTCTTCGTAAGCGAACAGGTCGCCGTTGAAACCATATCTGATGATGACGACCAGAAAGAACGTGACCGACATCAGCAACCCGCTGAAGATCACGATCCAGCGCATTGCCCTCAGTGAACCCTGAAGAGGCGATGCGATACCCGTTGGTAATATCTCGGCTATGTGCGCCATAGAGTTCACCCTGTTGTATGTGCATACGTTTAGGCCGGCCTCTCGGCCGGCCCTTGTTGCGTTGTTCGATTTTATTTTAGGCTGGACAGAAGGCGGTCGATGTTTGCCTTGCCGACGCTGTCTTCAAGCATCGGCCAGATTTCAGCGCGTACCTTTTCGGCCATTGCCTGCTGATCTTCCGGCGAAAGTTTGAGAATGGTGTAGCCGCTGTCGACCAACTTCTGTTCGAACACGG
Protein-coding regions in this window:
- a CDS encoding TRAP transporter large permease subunit, coding for MDPVTTALAVFALMLAVLASGMWVFLALATAAAVSLFAFMGFPPDKIGAIASRIIVRSASSWELAAVPMFIWMGEIMFRTDISERLYKGLSPIVSKVPGGLLHTNVLGSALFAAVSGSSAATTATVGRITTSELSQRGYSQSLALGSLAGAGSLGLLIPPSIVLIIYGVLAEVSIAKLFIAGVVPGLMIAAFYAAYLAARCAITPSLAPKDTISKEDARLSAILGNLAPVFGLILVVLGSIYTGWATPSEAAAIGVFAALCFAAFSRQLSRSMLAESLVNALKTSCMVCAILMCAAFLSSAIGYMHIPHNIAVAIDALNLSPYVLIASLALFYILLGFFLDGISIIVMSLPITLPVVVAAGFDPIWYGIFLVIMIELGQMTPPVGFNLFVIQGFSGVPIHKVAVYAIPFFLLMCFAVLLMVVFPQIALWLPAFLAG
- a CDS encoding TRAP transporter substrate-binding protein, which translates into the protein MKHMLLASVAALSFAVTGTTAVADNVTLNLSNEYSATSIHGVGDARFVTLVAEKTGGSVEIVVHYGGALGYKSADHFDAVGEGALEIADTYGGALGGIDPLFLISSLPFFVTTVEEAELLYKVAEPEFKKVFEENDQILLYASPWPPSGIWARDPKNSTEALAGLKIRTYDKNGTTALNELGAAAVRLSWADVVPSISTGAIDAVLTSAEGGVSGSFWEHFTTFTEIYNYAIPLNFVHISKSTFDGLSAEQQAAVLEAAAETRDQNWAAIPDRLAATYGQLAENKVTVVTSDDDAYRTALQEAGAAALNDWLETTGARGQALIDAFNAAKAQ
- a CDS encoding Xaa-Pro peptidase family protein, with protein sequence MPEHQNRLSALEEKVKNSGLDAFLISTKDSIFYFTGFRYEPFERPFFIVVRPGNQPVFLTPRIEAENMATIAVPHRIVEYIDYPAPAGGSYIEALQAVLPADANIGVEMSITGELLVALSGWSPRVLPYVEQLRMVKSPYEVAAIRKAAKYSDRGLQLAMGLACHGGRIADTDKANARLREEIVQQEGYLDPYISNIWQGIWAAPYSAQPHRFPEPSDTLIEGPNVGLSFLRVNGYSAETERTFFVTSPRKEDAEVFNTMVEAGRIGFAALRPGVSCHDVDHKVMEFLRAEGFGNNLLHRTGHGIGMGGHEGPWVAEGSDDILQENMVISVEPGIYWRGQGGFRHSDTVLITNDGYELLTDMPHDIASMTLGN
- a CDS encoding TRAP transporter large permease, producing the protein MIIAGSLVIICGMLLLGVSVYVAFGAVLLFLAAMGGHEVSGYLPSGSTKMRSLVLLAIPLFMIAGTIMERGRIAAPLVSLAELFIGHLKGGLSAATVLACGIFGSISGAANATLTCIGSIMMPHLRRANYPEGQSAALIVCASPLGLLIPPSGNHILYGWVAQQSVLKCFLSTVIPALILITLLIVVNQFMLRKYDDIELLERPQDFGMAFRQKATLAFPALLMPLIILGGIYGGIMTPTEAAGVAVVYAIPVAIYVYRGLTWRTLVEALTDSGVIIGVVMVMIFMVLIVSKFLIFEDIPNIAKDLVYSVSDNPIVILLMVNLVMILIGMLMDDISGLLLSAPILLPIVQGVGMDPIHFAAVLGVNLGMANITPPTAPLLYLGAKITRTPVSSMLLPTLSFIIFAWLPTLALTTFVPDIALWLPELLLG
- a CDS encoding TRAP transporter small permease: MRLLLRAIDALSWFALMCAGAILIYAVSHILLETFMRTLFDTSTHVLDEFIGFAVLSITFLSLSWTLRDGGMIQVNLLTLRLPHRVKQTVEFIVAACATGLGAYFCTFLWRNLIKNWKRGAVSESVAEVPLWIPDAIVFVGACLLVLQLSALTIRPFISKIQEG
- a CDS encoding TRAP transporter small permease, with the translated sequence MAHIAEILPTGIASPLQGSLRAMRWIVIFSGLLMSVTFFLVVIIRYGFNGDLFAYEEWLLTACFWGFFAGAALASERGHHINADILGIIITSPKLRWWRRLIVLTIEFFVTAAILYWGYLMLAEELAKYPIWKTTPALKIPYFAWRLSIFLGFFFMTVFSAAFLYAHITGQEVENGDDADTEETSNEKEAGQ